The Klebsiella sp. RHBSTW-00484 genome includes a window with the following:
- a CDS encoding maltodextrin ABC transporter substrate-binding protein yields MKKNTLAALILTTLSAGQLVSLQAHAAGQLNVWEDIKKSDGIKTAVSDFEKQYNVKVNVQEMPYAQQLEKLRLDGPAGIGPDVLVIPNDQLGGAVVQGLLSPLTLDKAKQDVFTPASINAFHMDNVLYGVPKAVETLVLIYNKDLIAQPLDSLQAWFDYSKKQREEGKYGLLAKFDQIYYSWGAIGPMGGYIFGKNDKGGFNPQDVGLNKPGAVEAVTFLKKFYAEKVFPAGILGDNGLNAIDSLFTEKKAAAVINGPWAFQPYEAAGINYGVVPLPMLPDGKPMSSFLGVKGYVVSTWSKDKALAQQFIEFINQPQYVKARYIATGEIPPLKAMIDDPVIKNDEKASAVAVQSARATAMPGIPEMGEVWGPANAALELSLTGKQDPQAALDGAEKQIKMQIEAMQASNQ; encoded by the coding sequence ATGAAAAAGAATACTCTTGCTGCACTGATCCTTACCACTTTGTCTGCCGGGCAGTTAGTGAGTCTGCAGGCGCACGCGGCTGGGCAGCTCAACGTCTGGGAAGACATTAAGAAATCTGACGGTATCAAAACCGCGGTGAGTGATTTTGAAAAGCAGTACAACGTTAAGGTGAATGTGCAGGAGATGCCTTACGCCCAGCAGCTGGAAAAGCTGCGCCTTGATGGCCCGGCGGGTATTGGCCCTGATGTACTGGTTATCCCGAACGATCAGCTAGGCGGCGCGGTTGTACAGGGGCTTTTATCGCCTTTGACGCTGGACAAGGCAAAACAAGACGTTTTCACACCTGCGTCAATCAACGCTTTCCACATGGATAATGTGTTGTACGGCGTGCCGAAAGCGGTGGAAACCCTGGTGCTGATTTACAACAAAGACCTGATTGCCCAGCCGCTGGATAGCCTGCAGGCGTGGTTCGACTATTCGAAAAAACAGCGCGAAGAGGGCAAATACGGCCTGTTGGCGAAGTTTGATCAGATCTATTACAGCTGGGGCGCTATCGGGCCAATGGGCGGCTACATCTTCGGCAAGAACGACAAAGGTGGTTTTAACCCGCAGGACGTTGGCCTGAATAAACCTGGCGCGGTGGAAGCGGTCACCTTCCTGAAAAAATTCTATGCCGAAAAGGTTTTCCCGGCCGGGATCCTTGGGGATAACGGACTTAATGCTATCGATTCACTGTTCACCGAGAAGAAAGCGGCGGCAGTGATTAACGGTCCGTGGGCCTTCCAGCCGTATGAAGCAGCAGGCATCAACTACGGGGTCGTGCCGCTACCGATGCTGCCGGACGGCAAACCAATGAGCTCCTTCCTCGGTGTGAAAGGTTATGTCGTCTCGACGTGGAGCAAAGACAAAGCTCTGGCGCAGCAGTTCATCGAATTCATCAACCAGCCGCAGTACGTGAAAGCGCGCTATATCGCGACCGGCGAAATCCCGCCGTTGAAAGCGATGATTGACGATCCGGTGATTAAGAATGACGAAAAGGCCAGCGCGGTGGCCGTGCAGTCGGCGCGGGCGACGGCGATGCCTGGCATTCCGGAAATGGGCGAAGTCTGGGGTCCGGCGAATGCCGCTCTGGAGCTTAGTCTGACCGGGAAACAGGATCCGCAGGCGGCGCTTGATGGGGCTGAGAAGCAGATCAAGATGCAGATCGAAGCGATGCAGGCCAGCAATCAATAA
- a CDS encoding ABC transporter ATP-binding protein: MSNIRLRNVTKRFGSTVTLHQVNLDIEDGEFAVFVGPSGCGKSTLLRMIAGLEEVSDGEVLIGDEVMNDVVPAHRGVAMVFQSYALYPHMTVAENMGYGLKVNKVPKDEIRRQVEMVAKTLQLSHLLDRKPKQLSGGQRQRVAIGRAIVRNPRVFMFDEPLSNLDAELRVEMRLHIAKLHHELKTTMVYVTHDQVEAMTLADKIVVMNYGKVEQMGSPMSLYYNPVNKFVAGFIGSPKMNFLPATVTAWQPGQLSVKMAQDHHLTLNITTSPLLPGAAVTLGIRPEHLSTNVNTGTVVEFQCEVVERLGNNTYLFGQCYGHDNVKILLPGDVHFRPWQKISVAFDDRYCMVFDENDLRISADISAPDAH; encoded by the coding sequence ATGTCCAATATACGACTGAGGAATGTCACCAAGCGGTTCGGCAGTACAGTGACGCTGCATCAGGTAAATCTTGATATTGAAGATGGTGAATTTGCGGTTTTCGTCGGCCCGTCCGGCTGCGGTAAATCTACGCTACTGCGCATGATTGCCGGACTCGAGGAGGTCAGCGACGGTGAAGTGCTGATTGGCGATGAAGTGATGAACGACGTGGTACCAGCCCATCGTGGCGTAGCGATGGTATTTCAGTCTTACGCGCTTTATCCGCATATGACGGTTGCGGAAAATATGGGCTATGGCCTTAAGGTCAATAAAGTCCCGAAAGATGAAATTCGCCGTCAGGTTGAGATGGTGGCAAAAACGCTGCAGCTTTCGCATCTGCTGGATCGTAAACCTAAACAGCTCTCAGGTGGCCAGCGCCAGCGCGTGGCGATTGGCCGCGCTATTGTGCGCAATCCGCGAGTGTTTATGTTTGATGAACCGCTCTCTAACCTTGATGCTGAATTACGCGTCGAGATGCGTCTGCATATCGCCAAACTACACCACGAACTCAAGACCACCATGGTCTATGTCACCCACGATCAGGTCGAAGCAATGACTCTGGCCGATAAAATAGTCGTAATGAACTACGGCAAAGTTGAGCAGATGGGCTCACCGATGTCGCTGTATTACAATCCGGTCAATAAATTCGTTGCAGGATTCATCGGTTCACCGAAAATGAACTTCCTTCCCGCCACGGTGACCGCCTGGCAGCCAGGCCAGCTCAGCGTGAAGATGGCGCAAGATCACCATCTGACGCTCAATATCACCACCTCGCCGCTGCTGCCTGGTGCCGCGGTTACGCTCGGTATTCGCCCTGAGCATCTCTCAACCAACGTGAACACAGGGACCGTCGTTGAGTTTCAATGTGAAGTGGTCGAGAGACTGGGCAACAATACCTATCTGTTCGGTCAGTGTTATGGCCATGATAACGTCAAAATCCTGCTGCCCGGCGACGTTCATTTCCGCCCATGGCAGAAAATTAGCGTTGCGTTCGACGATCGCTACTGCATGGTGTTCGATGAAAATGACCTGCGGATTAGCGCCGATATCTCTGCACCGGATGCCCATTAA
- a CDS encoding metal-sensing transcriptional repressor, with translation MSHTVRHKKMLLTRLKKIQGQSAALEKMLNREHECAEVLQQLAAIRGAVNGMMLQVIQGHLTDHVVKEPEEGQREADLEVVMQVVKSYLK, from the coding sequence ATGTCACATACCGTTCGTCACAAGAAGATGTTATTGACCAGATTGAAGAAAATTCAGGGGCAAAGTGCGGCGCTGGAGAAAATGCTCAATCGGGAACATGAATGCGCAGAGGTGTTGCAGCAGCTTGCGGCGATCCGCGGGGCGGTCAACGGTATGATGTTGCAGGTTATCCAGGGACACTTAACGGACCATGTCGTTAAAGAACCAGAAGAAGGCCAGCGTGAAGCCGATCTTGAAGTGGTCATGCAGGTGGTCAAATCCTACCTGAAGTGA
- a CDS encoding nickel/cobalt efflux protein RcnA: MNDFTSLLQQGNAWLFIPSAILLGALHGLEPGHSKTMMAAFIVAVRGTLKQAVLLGLAATISHTAVVWLVAMAGLWFGRGWDAQTSEPWFQLISGILIVLIACWMLWRTWRESRPHEHEHEHEHEHEHHHDHHHPHEYNSPPHQGPLVASDWQDAHQRAHAEEINRRFNGQQVTTGQIMLFGLTGGLIPCPASITVLLICLQLKKFSLGATLVLGFSVGLALTLVTSGAIAALSVKHVANRWPGLNNLSRKAPWISGTLIIVVGFYMMLHGWSSL, from the coding sequence ATGAACGATTTCACTTCACTTTTGCAGCAAGGCAATGCCTGGTTATTTATACCCAGCGCCATTCTGCTCGGCGCACTGCACGGCCTCGAGCCGGGGCACTCTAAAACAATGATGGCGGCATTTATTGTGGCGGTGCGTGGCACGTTGAAGCAGGCGGTACTGCTGGGGCTAGCTGCGACTATATCGCATACGGCGGTCGTCTGGTTGGTGGCGATGGCGGGTTTATGGTTTGGTCGCGGCTGGGACGCGCAGACATCAGAACCCTGGTTTCAGCTGATTTCAGGGATCCTTATCGTACTGATCGCCTGCTGGATGCTGTGGCGAACCTGGCGCGAATCTCGCCCGCATGAACATGAACATGAACATGAACATGAACATGAACATCATCATGATCACCACCATCCACATGAATACAACTCTCCCCCTCATCAAGGTCCGCTGGTTGCCTCCGACTGGCAGGACGCGCACCAGCGAGCGCATGCAGAAGAGATCAATCGTCGCTTTAACGGACAACAAGTCACCACCGGACAAATCATGTTATTCGGGCTAACGGGTGGTTTAATCCCCTGTCCGGCATCAATTACCGTATTGCTCATTTGCCTGCAGTTGAAAAAATTCTCACTGGGAGCGACGCTGGTATTGGGGTTTAGCGTGGGACTGGCGCTTACCTTAGTCACCTCTGGCGCGATTGCGGCTTTAAGCGTGAAACACGTCGCCAACCGCTGGCCAGGGCTAAACAATCTGTCGCGAAAAGCACCGTGGATTTCCGGCACGCTGATTATCGTGGTGGGTTTCTATATGATGCTGCATGGCTGGAGCAGTTTGTAA
- a CDS encoding DUF1428 domain-containing protein encodes MKYVDGFVVAVPAENKEAYREMAAKAAPLFKEFGALRVVECWADDVPDGKLTDFRMAVKAEDDEEVVFSWIEYASKEARDAANAKMMADPRMKEFGDNMPFDGKRMIFGGFVPLLDE; translated from the coding sequence ATGAAGTACGTTGATGGTTTTGTTGTTGCCGTACCGGCGGAAAATAAGGAGGCATACCGCGAAATGGCAGCAAAGGCCGCGCCACTCTTTAAAGAGTTTGGCGCGCTGCGCGTGGTGGAGTGTTGGGCGGATGATGTCCCCGATGGAAAGTTGACCGACTTCCGTATGGCAGTGAAAGCTGAAGATGATGAAGAGGTGGTGTTTAGCTGGATTGAATATGCTTCGAAAGAAGCCAGGGATGCCGCCAACGCCAAAATGATGGCCGATCCGCGGATGAAAGAGTTCGGCGATAATATGCCATTTGACGGTAAACGAATGATTTTCGGCGGTTTCGTACCGCTACTGGATGAGTAA
- the yczE gene encoding membrane protein YczE — protein MVRRLLQLYIGLVLYGVSTALFVHANLGADPWDVFHLGIGKQFSLDFGTVMILTGAAVLLLWIPLRQMPGLGTVSNVVVLGLAANATLAVLPPIESLVSSSLLLVGAIVLNALATGMYIGAGFGPGPRDGLMTDLHARTGWSLRGIRTAIEVSVLLIGWLLGGKFGVGTVLYALTIGPLIQLCLPWFRQSITRKASAKRSEVIS, from the coding sequence ATGGTACGTCGCTTACTGCAACTTTACATCGGTCTGGTCCTGTACGGCGTATCGACCGCGCTATTTGTTCATGCCAATCTCGGGGCCGATCCGTGGGATGTTTTTCATCTGGGGATTGGCAAACAATTCAGTCTGGATTTCGGCACGGTGATGATCCTGACCGGCGCGGCGGTGCTGCTATTGTGGATCCCGCTACGGCAAATGCCGGGTCTGGGTACAGTGAGTAATGTGGTTGTGTTAGGGCTGGCAGCAAATGCCACTCTGGCAGTATTGCCGCCTATCGAATCGCTCGTGTCGAGCAGCCTCCTGCTGGTGGGGGCTATCGTGCTGAATGCACTGGCAACTGGCATGTATATTGGTGCCGGTTTCGGCCCGGGTCCTCGCGATGGTCTGATGACTGACCTGCATGCACGTACAGGGTGGTCGTTGCGCGGCATTCGTACGGCGATTGAAGTATCGGTTCTGCTGATTGGCTGGCTGTTAGGCGGTAAATTTGGCGTAGGTACCGTACTTTATGCGCTAACGATTGGGCCACTGATTCAGCTGTGCTTGCCGTGGTTTCGTCAGTCAATTACGCGCAAAGCGTCGGCAAAACGCAGTGAGGTTATTTCCTGA
- the yczR gene encoding MocR-like transcription factor YczR: MSSRRFGSQSLVRLLGNWQESTSRTPLWRQLAEALRLLILDGRLALETRLPGERELAAALNISRTTVASALGQLREEGYLYSRQGSGSRIALPERPVNMAAKTPDPLSVNLAVAALSAGPEIHQAYSQALKIMPQHLSNTGYDQQGLQLLREAIAHRYSERGLPTRSDEVMIVNGALSGFALVLRLLTGPGDRVVVDAPTYPMAISAIQGASCRPVGVALPAQGWDCDGLAATIAQTAPRLAWLMPDFHNPTGRCMDSATRQRVADIAAQTRTTLVVDETMVDLWYDAPPPPPLATFNPDAPVITIGSAGKSFWGGLRIGWIRASSRTIASLVQARDSLDLGSPLLEQLACCWLLENEKTLLPSRRTMLAARRDMCGELMAEFFPHWRFTLPEGGLSFWVELPGMLATLFSVRAESRGIHIGTGTRFGLAGAFDRYLRLPFTLSDEELRNAFNTLQPLWHSLTEQKDNFRLRKII, encoded by the coding sequence ATGTCATCTCGTCGCTTTGGTTCACAATCGCTGGTACGCCTGCTCGGTAACTGGCAAGAATCCACCTCCCGTACGCCGCTCTGGCGTCAGTTAGCTGAAGCTCTACGCCTGCTAATCCTCGATGGTCGCCTGGCTTTGGAAACCCGGCTACCCGGCGAACGTGAACTGGCAGCCGCTCTGAATATCAGCCGCACTACGGTTGCCAGCGCGCTCGGGCAACTGCGAGAGGAGGGCTATCTCTACAGTCGCCAGGGCAGCGGATCGCGGATCGCTCTGCCGGAACGCCCGGTAAATATGGCAGCCAAAACGCCGGATCCGTTGTCAGTCAATCTGGCCGTTGCTGCGCTCAGCGCTGGACCTGAGATCCATCAAGCCTACAGTCAGGCTCTCAAGATCATGCCTCAGCATTTATCCAATACCGGTTACGATCAGCAAGGCCTGCAGCTTCTTCGCGAAGCGATCGCCCACCGCTATAGCGAGCGCGGCCTGCCGACGCGCAGTGATGAAGTGATGATCGTCAATGGAGCGCTAAGCGGATTTGCTCTGGTGCTGCGTTTATTAACCGGGCCAGGCGATCGCGTGGTGGTAGATGCGCCGACTTACCCCATGGCGATCAGCGCAATTCAGGGAGCATCGTGCCGCCCGGTTGGCGTCGCGTTACCAGCGCAGGGATGGGATTGCGACGGTCTGGCAGCGACAATCGCGCAAACGGCCCCGCGACTGGCCTGGCTGATGCCCGACTTTCATAACCCCACTGGTCGTTGTATGGATAGCGCCACGCGCCAGCGGGTTGCCGATATCGCAGCGCAAACCCGCACCACTCTGGTGGTCGATGAGACGATGGTCGATTTATGGTACGACGCCCCACCACCGCCTCCATTAGCGACGTTTAATCCGGACGCGCCGGTAATCACTATCGGCTCCGCGGGGAAAAGTTTTTGGGGAGGGTTGCGCATAGGCTGGATCCGCGCGTCTTCGCGAACCATTGCATCGCTGGTCCAGGCACGCGACTCCCTCGATCTGGGCTCTCCGCTGCTGGAACAACTGGCCTGCTGTTGGTTACTGGAAAATGAAAAAACGCTGTTACCATCACGCCGGACGATGCTGGCCGCCCGCAGGGACATGTGCGGCGAACTGATGGCTGAGTTTTTCCCGCATTGGCGTTTTACGTTGCCCGAGGGGGGGCTCTCTTTTTGGGTGGAATTACCAGGAATGCTGGCGACACTGTTTTCGGTGCGGGCAGAAAGTCGCGGGATTCATATCGGAACAGGAACGCGTTTCGGTCTGGCAGGCGCATTTGACCGTTATTTACGTTTGCCCTTCACGCTGTCTGATGAGGAACTACGCAACGCCTTTAATACGCTGCAGCCGCTATGGCATAGCCTTACGGAACAGAAGGATAATTTTCGCCTGCGGAAAATCATATAA
- a CDS encoding dTDP-glucose pyrophosphorylase codes for MSELPRLITTLAMPPIDEVTVPFHGLNFLRPELMLDFITISDAQLLAVTSVALLYSSVGVLQHVELRKLPIEVSGRVVYPISTLKLPAMRAKLIINAQSKRLKFLESLLSNTPNENIHGMQILGLALEFTVAKSA; via the coding sequence ATGAGTGAATTACCGCGTTTAATCACCACCCTGGCAATGCCCCCTATCGACGAAGTCACCGTTCCTTTCCATGGTTTAAACTTCCTGCGCCCAGAGCTGATGCTGGATTTCATCACGATTAGCGATGCCCAACTGCTGGCTGTGACGTCGGTTGCGCTGCTTTACTCCAGCGTCGGCGTGCTCCAGCACGTTGAACTGCGCAAGTTGCCCATCGAAGTTAGCGGCCGCGTGGTGTACCCGATATCAACGCTTAAGCTCCCGGCAATGCGGGCTAAACTTATCATTAACGCTCAGTCCAAACGCCTGAAGTTTCTTGAAAGCCTGCTGAGCAATACCCCGAACGAAAATATCCATGGTATGCAGATCCTTGGCCTGGCACTGGAATTTACCGTTGCAAAATCGGCTTGA
- a CDS encoding MGMT family protein, whose protein sequence is MDSHDTFPQRVWQIIASIPEGYVATYGDIAHLAGSPRAARQVGGVLKRLPEGSTLPWHRVVNRRGDISLTGPDLQRQRQALLAEGVQVSGSGHIDLQHYRWIY, encoded by the coding sequence ATGGATTCTCACGATACCTTTCCACAGCGGGTCTGGCAGATAATCGCCTCTATACCGGAAGGCTACGTTGCCACCTATGGCGACATCGCCCATCTGGCAGGCTCGCCGCGCGCTGCACGCCAGGTCGGGGGAGTGTTAAAGCGTCTACCGGAAGGCTCTACTCTCCCCTGGCATCGAGTGGTCAACCGCCGCGGGGACATCTCTCTGACGGGTCCCGATCTGCAACGTCAACGACAGGCGCTACTGGCGGAAGGCGTGCAGGTTTCCGGTAGCGGTCATATTGACCTGCAGCATTACCGTTGGATTTATTAG
- a CDS encoding YbaY family lipoprotein translates to MKFAYMLSALAVAATLTACANNHNGNAANQTAAPDPYGIASLSSSQQQPNVSGTINIRQRVALPPDAVLTVTLSDASLADAPAHVLAQKAVRTEGKQAPFNFVLPYNQADIKPNARILLSSAITVNGQLMFITDTVQTVINQGGNRADLLLVPVQQTAVPVANAAPVAQ, encoded by the coding sequence ATGAAATTTGCCTATATGTTAAGTGCCTTAGCCGTAGCGGCTACGTTGACCGCCTGTGCGAATAATCACAACGGCAATGCAGCAAATCAAACGGCAGCGCCCGATCCTTATGGCATTGCCTCACTGAGCTCCTCGCAGCAGCAGCCTAACGTTTCCGGGACAATCAATATTAGACAGCGCGTGGCGTTGCCGCCGGATGCAGTATTGACCGTTACCTTGTCAGATGCGTCTCTGGCTGATGCTCCAGCGCACGTGTTGGCGCAAAAAGCGGTAAGGACGGAAGGGAAGCAGGCGCCGTTTAACTTTGTTTTGCCTTACAACCAGGCAGACATTAAGCCTAACGCACGCATTTTGTTAAGTTCAGCAATTACCGTGAATGGCCAGTTGATGTTTATCACTGATACCGTGCAAACGGTGATAAACCAGGGGGGCAATCGTGCCGATCTGTTACTGGTGCCGGTCCAGCAGACGGCTGTTCCGGTAGCCAACGCTGCCCCTGTCGCGCAATAA
- the tesB gene encoding acyl-CoA thioesterase II, whose translation MSQALSNLLALLNLEKIEEGLFRGQSEDLGLRQVFGGQVVGQALYAAKETVPTERLIHSFHSYFLRPGDSQKPIIYDVEVLRDGNSFSARRVAAIQNGKPIFYMTASFQAPESGYEHQKPMPSAPAPDDLPSETDIARKLSHLLPPQVKDKFLCDKPLEIRPAEFHNPLKGHVAQPTRQVWIRANGAVPEDLRIHQYLLGYASDFNFLPVALQPHGVGFLEPGMQVATIDHSMWFHRPFNINEWLLYSVESTSASSARGFVRGEFYTQDGTLVASTVQEGVMRNRNA comes from the coding sequence ATGAGTCAGGCACTATCCAATCTGCTGGCATTGTTAAATCTGGAAAAAATTGAAGAAGGGCTATTCCGCGGGCAGAGCGAAGATCTGGGATTACGCCAGGTTTTTGGTGGCCAGGTGGTTGGCCAGGCATTGTATGCGGCAAAAGAGACAGTCCCCACTGAACGCCTGATTCACTCATTTCATAGCTATTTTCTGCGGCCCGGCGATAGCCAGAAACCGATAATCTATGATGTGGAAGTCCTGCGTGATGGCAATAGCTTCAGCGCCCGGCGAGTCGCGGCCATTCAGAACGGTAAGCCGATTTTCTACATGACAGCCTCTTTCCAGGCCCCGGAGTCTGGCTACGAACATCAGAAACCGATGCCGTCAGCTCCTGCGCCGGACGACCTCCCCTCTGAAACAGATATTGCCCGCAAGCTGTCCCATTTACTGCCGCCGCAGGTTAAAGATAAGTTTCTCTGCGATAAACCACTGGAGATTCGTCCGGCTGAATTCCATAACCCGCTGAAAGGCCACGTTGCACAACCAACGCGTCAGGTGTGGATCCGCGCTAACGGCGCAGTACCGGAGGATCTCCGTATTCATCAGTATTTACTGGGCTATGCTTCAGACTTCAACTTCCTGCCAGTAGCTCTGCAGCCGCACGGCGTGGGATTTCTTGAGCCGGGAATGCAGGTTGCTACTATCGATCATTCAATGTGGTTCCATCGTCCGTTCAATATTAACGAATGGTTGCTTTATAGCGTTGAAAGCACATCGGCCTCCAGCGCTCGCGGTTTTGTACGCGGGGAGTTCTATACCCAGGACGGCACTCTGGTGGCTTCGACGGTACAGGAAGGGGTCATGCGCAACCGCAACGCGTAA
- the amtB gene encoding ammonium transporter AmtB: protein MKIATMKTGLGALALLPGLAMAAPAVADKADNAFMMICTALVLFMTIPGIALFYGGLIRGKNVLSMLTQVIVTFALVCVLWVVYGYTLAFGTGGSFFGSFDWVMLKNIELKALMGSFYQYIHVAFQGSFACITVGLIVGALAERIRFSAVLIFVVVWMTLSYVPIAHMVWGGGLLATHGALDFAGGTVVHINAAVAGLVGAYMMGKRVGFGKEAFKPHNLPMVFTGTAILYVGWFGFNAGSAGAANEIAGLAFVNTVVATAAAILAWTFGEWVTRGKPSLLGACSGAIAGLVGVTPACGYIGVGGSLIVGIAAGLAGLWGVTVLKRWLRVDDPCDVFGVHGVCGIVGCILTGIFAATSLGGVGYAEGVTMGHQVLVQLESIAITIVWSGIVAFIGYKVADMTVGLRVPEDQEREGLDVNSHGENAYNA, encoded by the coding sequence ATGAAGATAGCAACAATGAAAACAGGTCTGGGAGCGCTGGCGCTTCTTCCGGGGTTGGCAATGGCCGCTCCGGCAGTAGCAGATAAAGCCGACAACGCCTTTATGATGATTTGCACCGCACTGGTGCTGTTTATGACTATTCCGGGCATCGCGCTGTTCTACGGCGGCCTGATCCGCGGTAAAAACGTTCTCTCCATGCTGACTCAGGTTATTGTGACTTTTGCGCTGGTCTGTGTGCTGTGGGTGGTTTACGGATATACATTAGCTTTCGGCACTGGCGGCAGCTTCTTCGGTAGTTTTGACTGGGTCATGCTGAAGAATATTGAACTCAAAGCGCTGATGGGCAGCTTCTATCAATATATTCACGTTGCTTTCCAGGGCTCTTTTGCCTGTATCACCGTCGGCCTGATTGTTGGCGCGCTGGCGGAACGGATCCGTTTCTCTGCGGTATTGATTTTCGTGGTGGTGTGGATGACGCTCTCCTATGTGCCGATTGCGCATATGGTCTGGGGCGGTGGTCTGCTCGCAACGCACGGTGCGCTGGACTTCGCGGGTGGTACCGTTGTACATATCAACGCCGCCGTCGCCGGGTTGGTGGGTGCTTACATGATGGGCAAACGCGTTGGCTTCGGCAAAGAAGCGTTCAAGCCGCATAACCTGCCGATGGTCTTCACCGGTACCGCGATCCTCTACGTTGGTTGGTTTGGCTTCAACGCCGGTTCTGCTGGCGCGGCGAACGAAATTGCGGGCCTGGCTTTTGTCAACACCGTGGTGGCGACTGCGGCGGCTATCCTGGCGTGGACCTTCGGTGAATGGGTTACCCGCGGTAAGCCATCTCTGCTGGGCGCATGTTCCGGGGCGATCGCAGGACTGGTTGGGGTTACACCAGCATGTGGCTATATCGGTGTCGGTGGTTCTCTGATTGTCGGTATCGCGGCGGGCCTGGCGGGCCTGTGGGGCGTCACCGTACTGAAACGCTGGTTGCGTGTTGATGACCCGTGCGATGTGTTCGGCGTTCACGGTGTCTGCGGTATCGTCGGCTGTATCCTGACCGGCATCTTTGCCGCAACCTCTCTGGGCGGCGTCGGTTACGCAGAAGGCGTGACCATGGGCCATCAGGTTCTGGTACAGTTGGAAAGTATCGCCATCACCATCGTCTGGTCCGGCATCGTCGCGTTCATTGGCTACAAAGTTGCTGATATGACCGTTGGCCTGCGCGTACCGGAAGATCAGGAACGCGAAGGTCTGGATGTGAACAGCCACGGCGAGAACGCCTACAACGCCTGA
- the glnK gene encoding P-II family nitrogen regulator — protein MKLVTVVIKPFKLEDVREALSSMGIQGLTVTEVKGFGRQKGHAELYRGAEYSVNFLPKVKIDVAIADDQLDEVVDVISKAAYTGKIGDGKIFVAELQRVIRIRTGESDEAAL, from the coding sequence ATGAAGCTGGTTACCGTGGTAATCAAACCATTCAAACTGGAAGACGTGCGTGAAGCATTATCTTCGATGGGAATTCAGGGCCTGACGGTCACTGAAGTAAAAGGGTTCGGCCGTCAGAAAGGCCATGCGGAACTTTATCGCGGAGCTGAATACAGCGTCAATTTTTTACCGAAGGTGAAGATTGACGTGGCCATTGCCGACGATCAGCTCGATGAAGTCGTCGATGTCATTAGTAAAGCGGCTTATACCGGAAAAATTGGCGACGGCAAAATCTTTGTCGCCGAGTTGCAGCGCGTCATTCGCATCCGTACCGGCGAATCTGACGAAGCGGCACTGTAA